From a region of the Spirochaetota bacterium genome:
- the eno gene encoding phosphopyruvate hydratase gives MSHIEDIIAREILDSRGNPTIEVDVYLGSGAMGRAAVPSGASTGEHEAVELRDGDKKRYLGKGVEKAVANVNDIIAGELEGLEAVGQNAIDKALIDLDGTENKGKLGANALLGVSMAVAKASAEELGIPLYRYLGGMNAKMLPVPMANIINGGKHADNKVDFQEFMVMPVGAKTFRDAIRMVCEVFHNLKSVLKKAGHNTNVGDEGGFAPNIDNEESLKYIMEAIEKAGYAPGIDKDFAIALDCASSELFEEGGKQGYKFWKSNPSKLFSADDMIKLYSDWVAKYPIISIEDPLDQNDWDGYVKMTKALGNKIQIVGDDFFVTNPKRLKQGIEKGACNSILVKVNQIGTLTETFDAVQMAQKANYTAVLSHRSGETEDATIADIAVATNCGQIKTGSASRTDRVAKYNQLLRIEEELGDVASYPGAATFYGIKK, from the coding sequence ATGTCCCATATCGAAGATATTATCGCGCGGGAAATACTCGATTCACGCGGGAACCCCACCATTGAGGTGGATGTCTATCTCGGATCCGGTGCCATGGGGCGCGCTGCGGTCCCATCGGGCGCATCCACCGGCGAACACGAAGCGGTAGAGCTTCGCGACGGCGATAAGAAGCGCTATCTCGGCAAAGGCGTCGAGAAAGCGGTGGCAAATGTCAATGATATCATCGCCGGTGAACTAGAAGGGCTTGAGGCGGTCGGACAGAACGCCATCGATAAAGCCCTCATCGATCTCGACGGCACGGAGAACAAGGGCAAGCTCGGCGCGAACGCGCTTCTCGGCGTATCCATGGCTGTCGCGAAAGCGTCCGCCGAGGAGCTTGGCATACCGCTCTACCGCTATCTCGGCGGCATGAACGCGAAGATGCTCCCGGTGCCGATGGCGAACATCATCAACGGCGGCAAGCATGCGGACAATAAGGTCGACTTCCAGGAATTCATGGTCATGCCTGTGGGCGCGAAGACGTTCCGCGACGCGATACGCATGGTCTGCGAAGTGTTCCATAACCTGAAAAGCGTGCTCAAGAAAGCGGGACACAATACCAATGTCGGTGACGAGGGCGGTTTTGCCCCGAACATCGACAACGAAGAATCGCTCAAATACATCATGGAAGCGATAGAGAAGGCGGGGTACGCGCCCGGTATCGATAAGGACTTTGCGATAGCGCTTGACTGCGCATCGAGCGAGCTGTTCGAAGAAGGCGGCAAGCAGGGCTATAAGTTCTGGAAGTCGAATCCGTCGAAGCTCTTCAGCGCCGATGATATGATAAAGCTCTACAGCGACTGGGTGGCGAAATACCCCATCATCTCCATCGAAGACCCGCTCGATCAGAACGATTGGGACGGCTATGTGAAGATGACGAAGGCGCTCGGCAATAAGATCCAGATCGTGGGCGATGACTTCTTCGTGACCAACCCCAAGCGGCTGAAACAGGGCATCGAGAAGGGCGCCTGCAATTCGATACTCGTCAAGGTCAATCAGATCGGCACGCTCACGGAAACGTTCGATGCGGTGCAGATGGCGCAGAAGGCGAATTATACCGCCGTGCTCTCGCATCGCTCGGGAGAGACCGAGGACGCGACGATAGCCGACATAGCGGTAGCGACGAATTGCGGGCAGATAAAGACCGGTTCCGCATCGCGCACCGACCGTGTGGCAAAATACAATCAGCTGCTTCGCATCGAAGAAGAGCTCGGCGATGTCGCTTCGTACCCGGGGGCTGCGACGTTCTATGGAATAAAGAAGTAG
- a CDS encoding polysaccharide deacetylase family protein, translating into MRVQLNRFPGGLQKCLTLSYDDGKTADRRLAGIMDSNGVRGSFHLNSGFLGDATHITKEEIPMLFARHEVSVHTVTHPHLEYAPAEVIAREILDDRKNLEDITGAPVRGMSYPFGTFNDIVLRMLPSLGIEYARTTVSHNGFSLPDDFLRWGATCHHKKDLLATTDRFIAEDPRGRLLLYYLWGHSYEFDNDNNWDLIESFCRKVGGRTDVWYATNIEICDYMKAVRSLIFSADGTVVRNPSAKCVWIGVDARAVEVPGGAVIDLKSP; encoded by the coding sequence ATGCGTGTACAGTTGAACCGCTTTCCCGGCGGACTGCAGAAATGCCTTACGCTGAGTTACGATGACGGGAAAACAGCCGATCGGCGGCTTGCCGGCATCATGGATTCGAACGGCGTACGCGGAAGCTTCCATCTCAATTCCGGTTTTCTCGGCGATGCAACGCATATAACCAAAGAAGAGATACCGATGCTTTTTGCGCGGCATGAGGTTTCCGTGCACACGGTAACACATCCGCACCTGGAATACGCCCCCGCGGAAGTGATAGCCCGCGAGATACTTGATGATAGAAAAAACCTCGAGGATATCACCGGAGCGCCGGTACGCGGCATGTCCTATCCGTTCGGCACGTTCAATGACATCGTGCTGCGCATGCTGCCGTCGCTCGGTATTGAATATGCGCGGACGACGGTATCGCACAACGGGTTCTCTCTGCCTGATGATTTTCTCCGCTGGGGCGCGACCTGCCATCATAAGAAGGACTTACTTGCAACGACGGATCGCTTTATCGCCGAAGATCCGCGCGGTCGGCTCCTGCTCTATTACCTGTGGGGGCACAGCTACGAATTCGACAATGACAATAACTGGGACCTCATCGAATCGTTCTGCAGGAAGGTCGGCGGACGGACCGATGTCTGGTATGCGACGAATATCGAGATATGTGATTACATGAAAGCCGTGCGGTCGCTCATATTCTCGGCGGACGGCACTGTCGTACGGAATCCATCGGCGAAGTGCGTATGGATAGGCGTCGATGCACGCGCAGTGGAAGTGCCGGGCGGCGCAGTAATCGATCTGAAATCCCCCTGA
- a CDS encoding MATE family efflux transporter yields MKSDPISMKRILTLSIPTIISSFSFNVMQFLDRAFLAHYGLDDFSVAIPAGMLSFTVASLFFGLTWYVPALVAQYHGAKRPKDAARAVWQGIYFSLGAGVILLAVSPLCVKLLAISGRPPAVVALASAYFYLTMAAGIISLLTNCLSAFFNGRGETQIPMALNIAANIVNAILAYVFIFGLFGVPLNGVIGAGVATLIASLANLALHAFFFFSRDNRRKAYTAVALFVPSMFIRLVRYGMPSALQFFVDIGGWGIFIMFIEQTGRNAMAATSIAFNIEMIAFMPVMGLATGVGIIAGQEMGARRSKNVWRVTRKGVAVALAFNAVLASLFFIVPEFFILPFSSSSPDFAVVFTLAIPLIRITAARVLTNAALIVIMTVLRNAGDTLFIMIATSISAPIFLVLPAYIMIFVLKLGLAATFWLIVVYISLLFVVMLARFLQGKWQRIRVIDDRAAGSYGR; encoded by the coding sequence ATGAAGAGTGATCCCATATCGATGAAGCGCATCCTTACGCTCTCCATACCCACCATCATATCCTCGTTCTCGTTCAATGTCATGCAATTCCTTGACCGGGCCTTCCTCGCACATTACGGGCTCGATGATTTCAGTGTGGCGATACCCGCCGGCATGCTCTCGTTCACGGTGGCAAGTCTCTTCTTCGGCCTCACGTGGTATGTGCCCGCGCTCGTCGCTCAGTATCATGGGGCGAAACGCCCGAAGGACGCGGCGCGTGCGGTATGGCAGGGGATATATTTCTCGCTCGGCGCAGGCGTGATACTGCTCGCGGTATCCCCCCTGTGCGTGAAACTCCTTGCGATAAGCGGACGGCCGCCGGCCGTGGTGGCGCTTGCATCGGCATACTTCTATCTGACCATGGCCGCAGGCATCATAAGCCTTCTCACCAATTGCCTCAGCGCGTTCTTCAACGGGCGCGGGGAGACACAGATACCCATGGCGCTCAATATCGCCGCGAACATCGTGAACGCGATATTGGCGTATGTGTTCATCTTCGGGCTTTTCGGGGTGCCGCTCAACGGTGTCATCGGCGCCGGTGTCGCGACACTCATCGCTTCTCTTGCGAACCTGGCGCTCCATGCGTTCTTCTTTTTCAGCAGAGACAACCGCCGCAAAGCATATACTGCCGTCGCTCTGTTCGTCCCGTCGATGTTCATTCGCCTCGTCCGCTACGGCATGCCTTCGGCGCTTCAATTCTTCGTCGATATCGGCGGCTGGGGCATATTCATCATGTTCATCGAACAGACAGGGCGCAATGCCATGGCGGCAACGAGCATCGCGTTCAATATCGAGATGATAGCGTTCATGCCGGTCATGGGGCTTGCCACCGGTGTGGGCATCATCGCCGGCCAGGAAATGGGCGCACGCCGCTCGAAGAACGTCTGGCGAGTGACGCGCAAGGGCGTTGCCGTCGCGCTTGCCTTCAATGCCGTGCTTGCATCGCTTTTTTTCATCGTGCCTGAATTCTTCATCCTGCCGTTCAGTAGCTCATCGCCCGATTTTGCGGTCGTGTTCACGCTCGCCATACCGCTCATACGGATAACGGCTGCGCGGGTGCTCACCAATGCGGCGCTCATCGTGATAATGACGGTGCTTCGCAACGCCGGCGACACGCTCTTCATCATGATCGCAACGAGCATATCCGCACCGATATTCCTCGTGCTGCCTGCCTACATCATGATCTTCGTATTGAAGCTCGGACTGGCGGCGACGTTCTGGCTTATCGTCGTGTATATCTCTCTGCTTTTTGTGGTCATGCTCGCACGCTTCCTTCAGGGAAAGTGGCAGCGCATCCGTGTCATTGATGACCGAGCGGCAGGCTCGTACGGTAGATGA
- a CDS encoding metallophosphoesterase yields MMLRSLILILLAVSILSGARQKITVLHINDTHGHLEPFMFNGTNIGGAARIASLIKAIRATNDAPVLLFHTGDTLSRGDAMTLMSGGGANLAVMEKLGFDAYIPGNGDFYGGAADVLRFSGLTAIPFLGANITLRSNGMRLFPPYIITNVGGVRTALLGLCFIRLEHAGSRELAMQDAVPCAQMLYPELASNDIIIALTHIGFDEDRRLAASVPIRVVIGGHSHTVLSPAFLMPSMSSPSNSTLIAQAGEHYACLGRVDILLETGPPAQIISAAGVLIPVDAGIPEDPEVAATIRSYREKAGELLAVASADIPHARSGDSPAGKLAAAAVMKETAVDAAVIDRRSIAAGFSKGPISYNDVFRMHSGRSAIVICELTGDVLKTIAAGDVYAALPEYIERTSSYAVAMTEHLFIKMANDGIPCRAADRRLDILIADYLRHRRTIE; encoded by the coding sequence ATGATGCTTCGATCCCTGATTCTTATACTGCTTGCCGTCAGCATACTGTCCGGTGCGCGCCAGAAGATAACCGTGCTCCATATCAACGATACGCATGGACACCTCGAGCCGTTCATGTTCAACGGCACGAATATCGGCGGGGCAGCGAGGATAGCATCGCTCATCAAGGCGATACGCGCGACGAACGATGCCCCGGTGCTGCTGTTCCATACGGGCGACACCCTTTCCCGCGGCGACGCAATGACGCTCATGTCCGGCGGGGGCGCGAACCTCGCCGTGATGGAAAAACTCGGTTTCGACGCATACATTCCCGGCAACGGCGATTTTTACGGCGGGGCGGCGGATGTACTCCGTTTCTCCGGGCTCACCGCGATCCCATTCCTCGGTGCGAACATCACGCTTCGTTCCAACGGCATGCGATTGTTCCCGCCGTACATCATCACCAATGTCGGCGGCGTACGGACAGCGCTTCTCGGGCTCTGCTTCATCCGCCTTGAGCATGCGGGATCAAGGGAGCTCGCCATGCAGGACGCCGTACCGTGCGCACAGATGCTGTACCCGGAGCTTGCATCGAACGATATCATCATTGCGCTCACCCATATCGGTTTCGATGAGGACAGGCGCCTGGCGGCAAGTGTCCCCATCCGTGTTGTCATCGGCGGACATTCGCATACCGTGCTGTCTCCGGCATTCCTCATGCCGAGCATGTCCTCCCCGTCGAATTCCACGCTCATCGCGCAAGCGGGCGAGCATTATGCCTGCCTCGGCCGCGTCGACATCCTTCTCGAGACCGGTCCGCCGGCGCAGATAATATCCGCAGCGGGCGTACTGATCCCGGTGGATGCCGGCATTCCCGAAGACCCCGAGGTCGCGGCAACGATACGATCGTACCGTGAAAAGGCCGGGGAATTACTTGCCGTTGCGTCCGCTGATATCCCTCACGCAAGGAGCGGGGACAGTCCCGCCGGGAAATTGGCGGCAGCAGCGGTCATGAAGGAAACGGCTGTTGATGCCGCCGTCATCGACCGCAGATCGATCGCGGCGGGATTTTCCAAAGGACCGATCTCGTACAACGATGTGTTCAGGATGCATAGCGGCAGAAGCGCCATTGTCATCTGCGAACTCACGGGCGATGTGCTTAAGACCATAGCCGCGGGGGATGTGTACGCCGCGCTCCCGGAGTATATCGAGAGAACATCGTCATATGCCGTTGCCATGACGGAGCATCTGTTCATAAAAATGGCGAATGACGGGATACCATGCCGTGCCGCGGACCGCCGTCTGGATATCCTCATCGCTGACTATCTCAGACATCGCAGGACTATCGAATAA
- a CDS encoding substrate-binding domain-containing protein yields MEQRITDDTALPALTAGVFFHHLPGGHHASPYTADIFAGFYSFKSHRPVHWIQCDTEHLEDYIRTNRLDGAVIVSPNFTDNDAVLSRVRDTGLPVVLVNHDASHLGIPSVRSDNTSALTELARHLVVTLKVKHAAFVGYSLRFYDAVERLSAFRKALSDFGGSLFDDDVLFTEGDTAKLIEWLNRVVRPDSRPRALVVNTEFIVRQTMIWTRESRIRVPADIYIAGFDDPVVYELNEPTITAIKQPLVELGTTAAQMLLSRMEHPDAKLFDIVLENKIIYRTSLPLGHQ; encoded by the coding sequence ATGGAGCAGAGAATTACCGACGATACGGCTTTGCCCGCGCTCACCGCGGGGGTGTTCTTCCATCATCTGCCGGGCGGTCACCATGCGAGCCCGTATACCGCCGATATCTTTGCCGGGTTTTATTCGTTTAAGTCTCATCGCCCGGTGCACTGGATACAGTGCGATACGGAACACCTGGAAGACTATATCCGCACGAACCGCCTCGATGGTGCGGTCATCGTATCCCCGAATTTCACCGACAATGATGCGGTGCTTTCCCGCGTACGCGATACGGGGCTCCCTGTCGTGCTCGTCAATCATGACGCATCGCATTTAGGGATACCTTCCGTCCGTTCGGACAATACGAGCGCGCTCACCGAGCTCGCCCGGCATCTGGTGGTAACGCTCAAGGTGAAGCATGCCGCATTCGTCGGATATTCGCTCAGGTTCTATGACGCCGTCGAACGTCTGTCCGCGTTCAGGAAAGCGCTTTCGGATTTCGGCGGATCACTTTTTGACGACGACGTTCTCTTTACCGAAGGCGATACCGCCAAGCTCATCGAATGGCTTAACCGTGTCGTCCGTCCGGACAGCCGTCCGCGTGCGCTCGTCGTGAACACGGAATTCATCGTGCGTCAGACCATGATATGGACGCGCGAGAGCCGCATACGCGTACCCGCCGACATCTATATCGCCGGTTTTGACGATCCGGTAGTCTATGAATTGAACGAGCCGACGATAACCGCGATAAAGCAGCCGCTCGTCGAGCTCGGGACCACCGCCGCGCAGATGCTCCTCTCGCGCATGGAGCACCCCGACGCGAAGCTCTTCGACATCGTGCTGGAGAACAAGATCATCTACCGTACGAGCCTGCCGCTCGGTCATCAATGA
- the zupT gene encoding zinc transporter ZupT — MDTTVVIAFGLTLFAGLATGIGSALAFFAKRTNTRFLSIALGFSAGVMIYVSLVEIFFKAKSALVGALGDRPGYWLTVLSFFGGIALIALIDKLVPVFFNPHESHRIEEVQGASTGEALKKSKLLRMGILTALAIGIHNFPEGLATFLAAMKDPKLGIAIAVAIAVHNIPEGISVSIPIYYATGSKRKAFLLSFLSGLAEPVGVIVGYVILRPFMNDTVFGVLFAMVAGIMVFISLDELLPTAREYGEHHLSIYGLIAGMAVMAVSLLLFA; from the coding sequence ATGGATACGACAGTAGTTATTGCGTTCGGGCTGACACTTTTTGCGGGACTCGCCACCGGCATCGGGAGTGCGCTCGCGTTCTTCGCCAAGCGCACGAACACGCGATTCCTTTCGATAGCGCTCGGCTTTTCCGCGGGCGTCATGATCTATGTTTCCCTGGTGGAGATATTCTTCAAGGCGAAAAGCGCGCTCGTCGGCGCGCTCGGGGATAGACCCGGCTATTGGCTGACCGTCCTTTCATTCTTCGGCGGCATTGCGCTCATCGCCCTCATCGATAAGCTCGTGCCGGTGTTCTTTAACCCGCACGAGTCGCACCGCATTGAGGAAGTGCAGGGCGCGAGCACGGGAGAAGCGCTGAAAAAGTCAAAGCTTCTGCGCATGGGCATACTCACAGCACTTGCCATCGGTATTCACAATTTTCCCGAGGGGCTCGCTACTTTTCTCGCGGCGATGAAGGACCCGAAGCTCGGCATTGCCATTGCGGTGGCCATAGCCGTGCATAATATACCGGAAGGGATATCGGTATCGATACCTATTTACTATGCGACCGGAAGCAAGCGCAAGGCATTCCTGCTCTCATTCCTCTCCGGGCTCGCTGAGCCCGTCGGCGTGATCGTCGGCTATGTGATACTCCGCCCGTTCATGAACGACACTGTGTTCGGCGTGCTCTTTGCCATGGTAGCAGGCATTATGGTGTTCATATCGCTCGATGAACTCCTGCCTACCGCGCGCGAGTATGGGGAGCATCATCTTTCGATCTATGGACTTATCGCCGGTATGGCGGTGATGGCGGTAAGCCTCCTGCTCTTCGCATAA
- a CDS encoding diguanylate cyclase, giving the protein MGIGGAIKQFFSSPQRKVLVRDIIILLASIAVTFGLYPVLNYYFARTASITLSLPVIVAALLWGLRVGIIATAAASVTYIPVIYMIFEKDPWANYMHQGTWVGLAMTLIVCIVIGRDHDLTAKIRALNMKLSEQAKTDELTGLMNRRALLEAATIEIFRAKRQRADLDFFLKEGVAATPAQNDFKAKQRPEAYYGRFALAVVDIDNFKSINDTYGHLIGDRVLRAIAVLMRKTFRLTDIVGRYGGEEFLVIFPNTSAENARFAIDHVAATLRKERFTDDAGKIFTVSFSAGLSELTPEDADIDAVIKRADEALYRAKDAGRDRWVIWSLPPTEKRA; this is encoded by the coding sequence ATGGGCATCGGCGGCGCCATAAAGCAGTTCTTCTCGTCACCGCAGCGAAAGGTGCTCGTACGAGATATCATCATTTTGCTTGCATCCATTGCAGTAACCTTCGGCCTTTATCCTGTTCTCAATTACTATTTCGCCCGTACCGCTTCCATCACGCTGTCGCTCCCTGTCATTGTTGCGGCACTCCTCTGGGGCCTGCGTGTGGGCATTATCGCCACTGCCGCGGCGTCAGTCACCTATATCCCGGTCATCTATATGATCTTCGAGAAGGACCCCTGGGCGAACTATATGCATCAGGGGACATGGGTCGGGCTCGCCATGACGCTCATCGTCTGCATCGTCATCGGGCGCGATCATGATCTGACAGCGAAGATACGCGCGCTCAACATGAAGCTTTCCGAACAGGCAAAAACCGACGAATTGACGGGGCTCATGAATCGACGGGCGCTTCTTGAAGCGGCTACCATCGAGATATTCCGGGCTAAACGCCAGCGCGCCGATCTCGATTTTTTCCTGAAGGAAGGGGTAGCGGCTACACCCGCGCAGAACGATTTCAAGGCGAAACAGCGTCCGGAAGCCTATTACGGGAGATTCGCGCTCGCCGTGGTCGATATCGATAATTTCAAGAGCATCAACGATACCTACGGTCATCTGATCGGCGACCGTGTTCTCAGGGCCATAGCCGTGCTCATGCGAAAGACGTTCCGGCTCACCGATATCGTCGGCCGTTACGGCGGCGAGGAATTCCTCGTCATATTCCCGAACACATCGGCAGAGAACGCACGCTTCGCCATCGACCATGTCGCGGCGACATTGCGCAAGGAGCGTTTTACCGATGATGCCGGAAAAATATTCACCGTAAGCTTCAGCGCCGGATTGTCGGAACTTACACCCGAGGACGCCGATATCGATGCCGTCATAAAACGTGCTGACGAGGCGCTGTACCGCGCGAAGGATGCGGGTCGCGATCGATGGGTGATATGGAGCCTTCCGCCGACAGAGAAGAGAGCGTGA
- a CDS encoding catalase: protein MIGNGKKLTSTNGAPIVDNQNAMTAGKRGPMLLQDVWFLEKLAHFDREVIPERRMHAKGSGAFGTFTVTHDITKYTKAKIFSAVGKKTELFVRFSTVAGERGAADAERDIRGFAMKFYTEEGNWDLVGNNTPVFFLKDPLKFPDLNHAVKRDPKTNLRSAKNNWDFWTSLPEALHQITITMSERGIPASYRHMHGFGSHTFSMYNAKNERVWVKFTLKTQQGIKTITDAEAAAIIANDRESNQRDLFDSIEKKDFPKWTMAIQVMTEEQAKKTPFNPFDLTKVWPHKDYPLIEVGVMELNRNPENYFADVEQAAFNPANIVPGIGFSPDKMLQGRLFSYGDAQRYRLGVNHHQIPVNKSRCPFLNMFHRDGAARVDGNHGATLGYEPNSYGEWQEQPEYKEPPLALDGAADHWDHREDTDYYSQPKALFNLMNDAQKKVLFENTARAMGDAPKEVKVRHIGNCLKADTAYGEGVAKALGIPMSDGK, encoded by the coding sequence ATGATCGGAAACGGAAAAAAACTTACCAGCACCAATGGTGCGCCCATTGTAGACAATCAGAATGCAATGACCGCAGGCAAACGCGGACCGATGCTGCTGCAGGACGTATGGTTCCTGGAAAAGCTCGCGCATTTCGACCGTGAGGTGATACCCGAGCGGCGCATGCATGCGAAAGGCTCCGGCGCCTTCGGCACGTTCACGGTAACGCATGACATCACGAAGTACACGAAAGCGAAGATATTTTCCGCCGTCGGGAAGAAGACCGAACTCTTCGTGCGCTTCTCCACCGTCGCGGGAGAGCGCGGTGCCGCCGATGCGGAACGCGATATACGCGGCTTTGCGATGAAGTTCTACACCGAGGAAGGCAATTGGGACCTTGTCGGCAACAATACGCCGGTGTTCTTCCTGAAAGACCCGCTCAAATTCCCCGACCTCAATCATGCGGTAAAGCGCGATCCGAAGACGAACCTCAGGAGCGCGAAGAATAATTGGGATTTCTGGACAAGTCTTCCCGAGGCGCTGCATCAGATAACGATAACCATGAGCGAGCGCGGGATCCCTGCGAGCTATCGCCACATGCACGGTTTCGGCAGCCATACGTTCAGCATGTACAATGCAAAGAATGAACGTGTGTGGGTGAAATTCACACTGAAAACGCAGCAGGGGATAAAGACCATCACCGATGCTGAAGCCGCCGCGATCATCGCCAATGACCGTGAAAGTAATCAGCGCGATCTTTTTGACAGCATCGAGAAGAAGGATTTCCCCAAGTGGACGATGGCCATTCAGGTGATGACCGAGGAACAGGCGAAGAAAACACCGTTCAACCCGTTCGATCTCACCAAGGTGTGGCCGCATAAGGATTATCCGCTCATCGAGGTCGGTGTGATGGAGCTTAACCGCAATCCGGAGAATTATTTTGCCGATGTGGAGCAGGCCGCGTTCAATCCGGCGAACATCGTTCCGGGTATCGGCTTCTCTCCGGATAAAATGCTGCAGGGGCGTCTCTTCTCCTACGGCGATGCGCAGCGTTACCGGCTCGGTGTGAACCATCATCAGATACCGGTCAATAAATCGCGTTGTCCGTTCCTCAACATGTTCCACCGCGACGGTGCGGCACGCGTGGACGGCAATCACGGAGCGACGCTTGGTTATGAACCGAACAGCTACGGCGAATGGCAGGAGCAGCCGGAATACAAAGAGCCGCCGCTTGCGCTTGACGGCGCCGCCGACCACTGGGATCACCGCGAGGACACCGACTATTACTCGCAGCCGAAAGCGCTTTTTAACCTCATGAACGACGCCCAGAAGAAGGTGTTGTTCGAGAATACGGCGCGTGCGATGGGCGATGCCCCGAAGGAAGTGAAGGTCCGCCACATCGGGAACTGCCTGAAAGCGGATACGGCGTACGGCGAAGGTGTTGCGAAGGCGCTCGGTATTCCGATGAGTGATGGAAAATAA
- a CDS encoding glycosyltransferase, protein MSLTIFDRFHRRRFAENRARTVTLLMVSYNYPNLLSACLSSLLATRDEQPFTLLIIDNDSVPETKRILAEYEAAHDLIRVIHLPENVNFVKALKIGLAEVKTDHCVTIQTDMTFPNRTWLRYMIERYEDGTLLFINQRHPDDGKWCYGFCFLIDTATYRTIGVNDRFTLACEDWDFMNRLVASRGTRALVQSRGPFVWHRTCYIRQRKEGDVTASIEANDIATYASIWGTTKEPRHRMRSV, encoded by the coding sequence ATGTCGTTGACCATCTTCGATCGCTTCCATCGCCGCCGATTCGCGGAGAACCGTGCGCGCACGGTCACGCTGCTCATGGTGTCCTACAATTACCCGAACCTCCTTTCGGCATGTCTGTCGTCGCTCCTCGCTACCCGCGATGAACAGCCGTTTACGCTCCTCATCATCGATAATGATTCCGTTCCGGAGACGAAGCGTATCCTCGCAGAATACGAGGCAGCGCATGATCTCATCCGTGTCATCCATCTTCCCGAGAACGTCAACTTCGTCAAAGCGCTGAAGATCGGCCTTGCGGAAGTGAAGACCGATCACTGCGTCACGATACAGACCGATATGACGTTCCCGAACAGAACATGGCTTCGCTATATGATAGAGCGCTACGAGGACGGGACATTGCTCTTCATCAATCAGCGGCATCCCGATGACGGAAAATGGTGCTATGGATTCTGCTTCCTCATCGATACGGCGACCTACCGGACCATCGGTGTGAACGACCGATTCACGCTCGCCTGCGAGGATTGGGATTTCATGAACCGTCTCGTCGCATCTCGCGGCACACGTGCGCTCGTACAGTCCCGAGGACCGTTCGTGTGGCATCGCACCTGCTATATCAGACAGCGCAAGGAAGGGGATGTGACCGCATCGATAGAGGCGAACGATATCGCGACCTATGCATCGATATGGGGCACGACGAAGGAACCGCGGCACCGTATGCGAAGCGTGTGA